Proteins from a genomic interval of Acetobacterium woodii DSM 1030:
- a CDS encoding reverse transcriptase/maturase family protein: MHKLGKVREALRNPNDVLNSLENKATSQNYQYQRIYRNLYNPNFYLLADQKLYHNKEKRTAGITEHRIAGIIKRLKNYSYQPKSVKPKDQFPKNGETRLLEMSFADDQIVQEIICMILTSIYEPTFSEQSHGFRPEKSCHTALKQIKSHYSGLNWFIKGDINGCFKKIDQHLLIKILRRKIHDECFLGLIWKFIRAGYLDKWEDHKTYSGTAQGPGISQILANIYLHELDVFIDDDKKNFDKRHCRLMYCRYADTFLIGIIGNKEDAQEVKDAVKNFLQERLKLELLEKQIQIIHATQKARFLGYDITTSRITIDFIKPTEATLKKNKGLIKLYIPKEKWMGSLLDQKILWIQKDRNGKEKWMPVARSSFVNRRPEEIIAAYNGEINGMYNYYALANNVSVLNKFYYVMAYSMYKTFACKYRCSMTKIKKKYTQNGVFAIPDQASSGENKQMMFYQNGFGQRQGTKKSTVDQKYPSRNS; this comes from the coding sequence ATGCATAAATTAGGAAAGGTGCGTGAGGCATTGAGAAATCCCAATGATGTATTAAACAGCTTAGAAAATAAAGCAACCAGTCAAAACTACCAATATCAAAGAATCTATCGAAACCTTTATAATCCAAACTTTTACTTATTGGCCGATCAGAAGCTTTATCATAATAAAGAAAAGCGAACCGCCGGAATCACTGAACATCGAATAGCTGGGATTATCAAACGTCTAAAAAATTATAGTTATCAACCAAAATCTGTGAAACCAAAAGATCAGTTCCCGAAAAACGGTGAAACCAGATTATTGGAGATGTCATTCGCCGATGATCAAATAGTACAAGAAATTATCTGCATGATATTGACGAGTATTTATGAACCAACATTTTCAGAACAATCCCATGGATTTCGCCCGGAAAAGAGTTGTCACACCGCCCTCAAGCAAATAAAGTCGCATTACAGCGGCCTAAATTGGTTTATCAAAGGCGATATAAACGGTTGCTTTAAGAAGATCGATCAACATTTGTTAATAAAAATTCTCCGCCGAAAGATCCACGATGAATGTTTTTTAGGATTAATCTGGAAGTTTATAAGAGCTGGATATCTTGACAAGTGGGAAGATCACAAAACTTATTCAGGTACGGCTCAAGGACCGGGGATCAGCCAAATACTCGCAAATATTTATTTGCACGAATTGGATGTTTTTATTGATGATGATAAAAAGAATTTCGACAAAAGACATTGCAGGCTGATGTATTGCCGATACGCCGATACGTTTCTAATCGGAATTATTGGTAATAAAGAAGATGCCCAAGAAGTAAAAGACGCTGTTAAAAATTTTCTTCAGGAACGGTTAAAACTGGAGTTATTGGAAAAACAAATACAGATCATCCATGCGACCCAAAAAGCCCGGTTTCTGGGATACGACATTACAACATCACGAATAACAATTGATTTCATAAAACCAACCGAAGCAACCTTAAAAAAAAATAAAGGGTTAATTAAATTATATATCCCAAAAGAGAAATGGATGGGGAGCCTGCTTGATCAAAAAATTTTATGGATTCAAAAAGACCGCAACGGAAAAGAAAAATGGATGCCAGTTGCCAGAAGCAGTTTTGTAAATCGTCGCCCGGAAGAAATTATAGCGGCTTATAATGGTGAAATTAACGGAATGTATAACTATTATGCATTGGCAAATAATGTATCGGTGCTCAATAAATTCTATTATGTAATGGCCTATAGTATGTATAAAACATTCGCCTGCAAATATCGCTGCTCAATGACAAAAATTAAAAAAAAATATACCCAAAATGGTGTCTTTGCAATTCCTGATCAGGCATCGTCAGGAGAAAACAAACAGATGATGTTTTATCAAAACGGATTTGGCCAAAGACAGGGCACAAAAAAATCAACCGTTGACCAAAAATATCCCAGCAGAAATAGTTAA
- a CDS encoding DinB/UmuC family translesion DNA polymerase: MDVTNSIKIHGSGEIIAQKISRDIQNELGITVSIGVSWNKIFAKFGSDYKKPNAITMITRDNYQKIVWPQEVGELLYVGRSTKKKLMKYGIYTIGQLAQTSRDFLVLQLGKMGAVLWQFANGLDDSPVKKFDEHYNGNERMLKSIGNSITTPRDLKDFKDVNFIIYMLTESVAMRLRETGCFCLTVAIHIRNKELHSFTRQLKLEKPSDLTNEIAAAAIKLFKDNYDFSSDIRSMGVRVTDLVPNSIPIQLDVFDNEEKRVRQARLDDTVDGLRKRFGNLAVRRAVTIGDQMSCLDPKKDHVIYPIGYF, translated from the coding sequence GTGGATGTTACAAACAGTATCAAAATTCATGGCAGCGGAGAAATAATTGCCCAAAAAATCAGCCGTGATATTCAGAACGAGTTAGGAATTACCGTTTCCATTGGCGTGTCATGGAACAAGATCTTTGCCAAGTTTGGTTCGGATTATAAAAAACCAAATGCGATCACGATGATAACAAGGGATAATTACCAAAAAATTGTCTGGCCTCAGGAAGTTGGCGAGTTGCTTTATGTGGGCCGATCAACGAAGAAAAAGCTGATGAAATATGGAATTTATACCATTGGTCAATTAGCCCAAACATCGCGGGATTTTCTGGTACTTCAACTGGGAAAGATGGGTGCGGTGTTATGGCAGTTTGCGAATGGTCTTGATGACAGTCCGGTAAAAAAATTTGATGAACATTATAATGGCAATGAACGAATGCTTAAAAGTATCGGGAACAGTATTACCACTCCCAGAGATTTAAAAGATTTCAAAGATGTAAATTTTATTATTTATATGCTCACTGAGAGTGTTGCGATGCGATTAAGAGAAACCGGGTGTTTTTGTTTAACGGTGGCCATTCATATCCGCAACAAAGAATTACATAGCTTCACCAGACAGTTAAAGCTGGAAAAACCATCCGATCTGACTAACGAAATTGCCGCCGCTGCGATTAAGTTATTTAAAGACAACTATGATTTTAGCTCGGATATTCGGTCAATGGGGGTTCGGGTGACGGATCTGGTACCGAATTCGATCCCTATTCAGTTGGATGTTTTTGACAATGAAGAAAAGCGGGTGCGACAGGCCAGACTTGATGATACCGTTGATGGATTGCGAAAACGTTTTGGTAATTTAGCGGTTCGGAGAGCGGTAACGATTGGTGATCAGATGAGTTGCCTGGATCCTAAAAAAGATCACGTAATTTACCCGATTGGATATTTTTAA
- a CDS encoding TfoX/Sxy family protein, translating to MASSQEFVDYVCEQISGAGEISSRKMFGEYGVYCNGKIIGLICDNHFFVKKTAGGAVLLVEPEEAPPYNGAKAMFLISDLDDRDFLTTFIAKSYQELPMQKSRKKKARSR from the coding sequence ATGGCATCATCGCAAGAATTTGTAGATTACGTTTGTGAACAAATAAGTGGCGCTGGTGAAATTAGCAGTCGCAAGATGTTTGGAGAGTATGGCGTTTATTGTAATGGGAAGATTATCGGTTTGATCTGTGACAATCATTTTTTTGTTAAAAAAACTGCAGGCGGGGCAGTATTACTTGTTGAACCGGAAGAAGCACCGCCTTATAATGGGGCAAAAGCGATGTTTTTGATCAGTGATCTGGATGATCGGGATTTTTTGACCACGTTTATTGCAAAGTCTTATCAAGAATTGCCAATGCAAAAAAGTCGGAAGAAAAAAGCAAGGAGCAGGTAA
- a CDS encoding nitrous oxide-stimulated promoter family protein gives MQKITEEKAILEFMIKKYCKKKHHTNDLCDACNELLRYALKRLEHCQYGENKGACNKCHRHCYNQQKRQQIKMVMRFSGPRMIFYKPKSVIKHFLK, from the coding sequence ATGCAAAAAATCACGGAAGAAAAAGCTATTCTGGAATTTATGATAAAAAAATATTGTAAAAAAAAGCATCACACAAACGATTTATGTGATGCTTGCAATGAACTTCTGCGCTACGCACTTAAGCGTTTGGAACATTGTCAATATGGTGAAAATAAAGGGGCCTGTAATAAATGTCACAGACATTGTTATAATCAGCAAAAGCGGCAGCAGATTAAAATGGTGATGCGTTTTAGTGGCCCGCGAATGATTTTTTACAAACCGAAAAGCGTGATTAAGCATTTCTTAAAGTAG
- a CDS encoding ATP-dependent DNA helicase: MTKKAEIKVSVRNLVEFILRSGNIDSQFMSNASALEGTRAHQKIQKDNQDKGYQPEVSLKYRTEYQGFIFLIEGRADGIITNDGAIIVDEIKSTSRPLEQIDENYSETHWAQAKCYAFIYCVQNNIKTIGVQMTYYQLETSELKQFLKPFTHKELESFFFNLIDQYLIWARLTSDWITKRDASIKTLPFPFSSYRKGQRELAVAVYKTICDNKKLFVQAPTGIGKTVSTLFPAIKSMAEGHTAKIFYLTAKTIVREVAEEAFSHMQEKGLAFKTITLTAKDKICFQEESICDPDHCQYAKGHFNRVNNAILDLLQQENTLTRPVIENYAQKHQICPFEFSLDLALWSDCVICDYNYVFDPRVYLKRFFLDNGGDYTFLIDEAHNLVDRARSMFSAEFYKKPVLALRRQFKDVDPNIAKTLGKINTYLISLRKLAEINDQHHLQKEAPKELFPLLMKFISQAEEWLVKNEGHELHEKLLELYFNALTFMRTSEFYDKRYLTYVENTHDDTKIKLFCLDPSHLLSEAFKRGRAAIFFSATLSPLNYFSEILGGGDESYKLCLASPFETKNRELLIADTISTKFKNREKTAPAIVECINTVLTQKQGNYIVYFPSYKYMNEIHNLFVTTYPDIDTIKQSTEMNEDDREIFLNAFRLIPSDKPKAILGFCVLGGIFSEGVDLKHEALIGAIIIGVGLPQICFERNIIRDYFNAENNHGYEYSYLYPGMNKVLQAAGRVIRTETDQGIIVLIDDRFSHQNYQQLFPQEWFPHTRVKNPKDLRTALQRFWKK; this comes from the coding sequence ATGACAAAAAAAGCCGAAATAAAAGTATCTGTTCGAAATCTAGTTGAATTTATTCTTCGTTCCGGGAATATTGACTCCCAGTTCATGAGCAATGCCAGCGCTCTGGAAGGAACGCGGGCCCATCAAAAAATTCAAAAAGACAACCAGGATAAAGGTTATCAACCGGAAGTATCTTTAAAATATCGTACCGAATATCAAGGTTTTATCTTTCTCATTGAAGGCCGGGCAGATGGCATCATCACCAATGATGGCGCCATCATTGTGGACGAAATAAAATCGACCAGCCGCCCACTCGAACAGATCGACGAAAACTATAGTGAAACCCACTGGGCTCAGGCAAAATGTTATGCCTTTATTTACTGTGTTCAGAATAATATCAAAACAATCGGTGTTCAGATGACTTATTACCAATTGGAAACGAGTGAACTCAAACAATTTTTAAAACCATTCACCCACAAAGAATTGGAAAGCTTCTTTTTTAACCTTATTGATCAATACCTGATTTGGGCAAGACTCACCAGCGATTGGATTACTAAACGTGATGCCTCCATTAAAACATTGCCATTCCCTTTTTCCAGCTATCGAAAAGGACAACGGGAGCTGGCCGTAGCCGTCTACAAAACCATTTGTGACAATAAAAAACTTTTTGTTCAGGCCCCCACCGGCATCGGAAAAACTGTGTCGACGTTATTTCCCGCCATCAAGTCGATGGCTGAAGGACATACCGCCAAAATCTTTTATCTCACCGCCAAAACCATCGTTCGCGAAGTGGCTGAAGAAGCTTTTTCCCACATGCAGGAAAAAGGTTTGGCCTTCAAAACGATCACCCTCACCGCCAAAGATAAGATCTGTTTTCAGGAAGAATCCATCTGCGATCCGGATCACTGTCAATATGCTAAAGGTCACTTTAATCGTGTTAACAATGCCATTCTTGATTTACTTCAGCAGGAAAATACACTTACGCGACCAGTGATTGAAAATTATGCCCAAAAACACCAGATTTGTCCCTTTGAATTTTCGTTGGATCTCGCTCTCTGGTCTGATTGTGTCATCTGTGATTATAATTACGTCTTTGATCCCAGAGTTTATCTTAAACGCTTCTTTTTAGATAACGGCGGCGACTATACCTTTCTTATTGATGAAGCTCATAATCTGGTTGATCGAGCCCGCTCGATGTTTTCAGCCGAGTTTTATAAAAAACCGGTCCTGGCACTAAGACGCCAGTTTAAGGATGTTGATCCCAATATCGCCAAAACTCTGGGAAAAATAAATACGTATCTTATCTCATTACGAAAACTAGCCGAAATAAACGACCAACACCATCTTCAGAAAGAGGCACCTAAAGAGCTCTTCCCGCTGCTGATGAAATTTATCAGTCAAGCTGAAGAATGGTTAGTTAAAAATGAAGGCCATGAACTGCATGAAAAACTGTTGGAACTCTATTTTAACGCCCTCACCTTTATGCGTACCAGCGAGTTCTATGATAAACGCTACCTCACCTACGTCGAAAATACTCATGACGATACCAAAATAAAACTGTTCTGTCTTGATCCGTCCCATCTGTTGAGTGAAGCGTTTAAGCGCGGCCGAGCCGCGATCTTTTTTTCGGCAACCTTATCCCCACTTAACTATTTTTCAGAAATCCTGGGTGGCGGAGACGAAAGTTATAAGCTTTGTCTTGCCTCCCCTTTTGAAACTAAAAATCGGGAACTGTTGATTGCCGACACCATTTCAACTAAATTCAAGAATCGCGAAAAAACCGCTCCTGCCATTGTCGAATGTATCAACACTGTCTTGACTCAGAAGCAGGGCAACTACATTGTTTATTTCCCTTCATATAAATATATGAATGAAATTCACAACCTGTTTGTCACAACTTATCCGGATATCGACACCATTAAACAATCCACCGAGATGAACGAAGATGACCGCGAGATTTTTTTAAACGCTTTTCGACTAATACCCTCCGACAAACCCAAAGCAATTCTGGGTTTTTGCGTTTTAGGCGGTATCTTTTCTGAAGGAGTCGATTTAAAACATGAAGCCCTCATTGGGGCAATTATCATTGGTGTTGGTCTTCCTCAAATTTGTTTTGAACGAAATATTATCCGCGATTATTTCAATGCCGAAAATAACCACGGTTATGAATATTCTTATCTATATCCTGGCATGAATAAGGTACTGCAAGCCGCCGGCCGGGTTATTCGGACTGAAACTGATCAGGGTATCATTGTTCTGATTGATGACCGATTTAGCCACCAAAATTATCAGCAGTTGTTTCCGCAAGAGTGGTTTCCTCATACGCGGGTCAAAAATCCCAAAGATCTAAGAACAGCATTGCAACGTTTCTGGAAAAAGTAA
- a CDS encoding pyridoxamine 5'-phosphate oxidase family protein → MEEVYDYLKKCGTYFLATAEGDQPRVRPFGTINIFEDKLYIQTGKIKDVSKQMLTNPKVEISAFDGKTWIRIEGSVVEDNRIEAKQSMLDAYPSLQKMYSASDDNTQVLYLKDATATISSFVDEPKKIKF, encoded by the coding sequence ATGGAAGAAGTATATGATTATTTAAAAAAATGTGGCACATATTTTTTAGCAACTGCAGAAGGCGATCAACCGCGGGTTCGTCCGTTTGGAACAATCAACATATTTGAAGATAAACTTTATATTCAAACCGGAAAAATAAAAGATGTTTCAAAACAGATGTTGACAAACCCCAAAGTTGAAATATCTGCTTTTGACGGAAAAACATGGATTCGTATTGAAGGAAGTGTCGTTGAAGACAATCGTATTGAAGCGAAACAAAGTATGTTAGATGCATATCCAAGTTTACAGAAGATGTATTCAGCATCAGATGACAACACGCAGGTTTTGTATCTGAAAGATGCGACCGCCACGATTTCATCCTTTGTGGATGAACCCAAAAAGATCAAATTCTAA
- a CDS encoding GNAT family N-acetyltransferase, whose protein sequence is MNTECISSRSVTDCNGALMMGSRILKENKNMEFKLRDWKLKDAESIVPLANNEKIAGNLRNTFPYPYTLDDAHLFITKSIHQNKRMQWNKAIIIDDAASGSISLLMQEDVSCKSGELGFWLGEPYWGKGIMNHAITQICETAFNEWDLVRIYARPFSENIRARKTLEKAGFQLEGIFKNSIYKNGKVLDSCMYALTK, encoded by the coding sequence ATGAATACCGAATGCATAAGTAGTAGAAGTGTAACCGACTGCAATGGTGCCCTGATGATGGGATCAAGAATTTTGAAGGAGAATAAAAATATGGAATTTAAATTGAGAGACTGGAAACTGAAAGATGCCGAAAGTATTGTCCCATTAGCAAATAATGAAAAAATAGCCGGAAATTTGCGAAATACGTTTCCTTATCCGTATACTTTGGATGATGCCCATCTTTTCATTACTAAAAGCATTCACCAAAATAAAAGAATGCAATGGAACAAGGCTATTATTATTGATGATGCTGCATCAGGATCAATTAGTCTGTTGATGCAGGAAGATGTTAGCTGTAAAAGTGGCGAACTGGGTTTTTGGTTAGGTGAACCTTATTGGGGTAAAGGTATTATGAATCATGCGATTACTCAAATATGTGAAACGGCTTTTAATGAGTGGGATCTTGTTAGAATTTATGCCCGGCCTTTTTCCGAAAATATAAGAGCCCGAAAAACTTTGGAAAAGGCAGGATTTCAACTGGAAGGGATTTTCAAAAACAGTATTTATAAAAATGGAAAGGTTCTTGATTCCTGTATGTATGCATTAACAAAATAA
- a CDS encoding nucleoside-diphosphate kinase, producing MKDYALIIMKPDALERELVDTIIQRFIQDSFKIEMVGYKCVTEDLILNHYQEVIEKLGDWFKALVIKDFVGKGMIPVILSQEGNDAIANARALTGATDPAAAAHGTIRGDLGNDSMEAANRENRSCYNLIHCSDSSESYQNELKLWFSQDIAKVYS from the coding sequence ATGAAAGATTATGCGTTGATTATTATGAAGCCGGATGCGCTTGAAAGAGAATTAGTAGACACGATCATCCAACGTTTTATTCAAGATAGTTTCAAAATCGAAATGGTTGGTTATAAATGTGTTACTGAAGATTTGATTTTAAATCATTATCAGGAGGTAATTGAAAAATTAGGAGACTGGTTTAAAGCATTGGTTATTAAAGATTTTGTTGGAAAAGGGATGATCCCAGTGATTTTGAGTCAGGAAGGGAATGATGCGATTGCAAATGCAAGAGCTTTAACAGGAGCCACCGACCCCGCGGCAGCAGCTCACGGGACCATTCGCGGTGATTTGGGAAATGATTCAATGGAAGCGGCTAACCGAGAGAATAGAAGTTGTTATAACCTGATCCATTGCAGTGATTCAAGCGAATCATATCAGAATGAATTAAAACTTTGGTTTAGTCAGGATATTGCGAAGGTTTATTCGTGA